In one window of Janthinobacterium sp. 1_2014MBL_MicDiv DNA:
- a CDS encoding long-chain-fatty-acid--CoA ligase: MDKIWLKSYPDSVPAEIDCTQYRSVTHLLEESFQKYADRNAFVCMDKFLTYRELDKLSLQMGAWLQSKGLKTGARVAIMLPNVLQYPVAMAAILRAGYTVVNVNPLYTPRELQHQLIDSGSEAIIVLENFATTVEQVLPHTQVKHVIVATMGDLLGGLKGTIVNFVVRKIKKMVPAFSLPGAISFNKMLAEGARLTLTPVQQGHDDIVFLQYTGGTTGVSKGAMLLHRNVIANVLQNEAWISPVMTKEMRATSMGFMCALPLYHIYSLTVSALMGMRVGGLNVLIPNPRDIPGFVKELSKHKIVVFPAVNTLYNALLNNAEFAKLDFSSYKVCNGGGMALQRNVAERWLKLTGCPLIEGYGMSETSPVVTGNRVDITEFTGTIGLPFPSTEVAILNDDGVEVPLGEPGEIAVRGPQVMAGYWQRPDETAKSMTADGYFKTGDVGVMDERGYVKIVDRKKDMIIVSGFNVYPNEVEDVVASCPGVLECACIGVPDANSGEAVKVFVVRKDPNLTVEQIREHCKHELTAYKKPKYIEFRDELPKTNVGKILRRQLRDEKKAA; the protein is encoded by the coding sequence ATGGACAAGATTTGGTTGAAGTCGTACCCGGACAGCGTTCCCGCAGAGATCGACTGCACGCAGTATCGTTCCGTCACGCATTTGCTGGAAGAATCGTTCCAGAAATACGCGGACCGCAACGCTTTCGTGTGCATGGATAAATTCCTCACCTACCGCGAACTCGACAAGCTGTCGCTGCAGATGGGCGCCTGGCTGCAAAGCAAGGGCCTGAAGACGGGCGCGCGCGTGGCGATCATGTTACCGAACGTGCTCCAGTATCCGGTGGCGATGGCGGCGATCTTGCGCGCCGGCTACACAGTCGTCAACGTCAATCCGCTGTACACGCCGCGCGAATTGCAGCACCAACTGATCGATTCGGGCAGTGAAGCGATCATCGTGCTGGAAAACTTTGCCACCACGGTCGAGCAGGTATTGCCGCATACCCAGGTCAAGCATGTGATCGTTGCCACCATGGGCGACTTGCTGGGCGGACTGAAAGGCACGATTGTCAACTTCGTCGTGCGCAAGATCAAGAAAATGGTGCCCGCGTTTTCCTTGCCTGGCGCCATCAGCTTCAACAAGATGCTGGCCGAGGGAGCGCGCCTGACCTTGACGCCCGTGCAGCAGGGCCATGACGATATCGTCTTCCTGCAATACACGGGCGGCACGACGGGCGTGTCGAAGGGCGCCATGCTGCTGCACCGTAACGTGATCGCCAACGTGCTGCAAAACGAGGCGTGGATTTCGCCCGTGATGACCAAGGAAATGCGCGCCACCTCGATGGGCTTCATGTGCGCCTTGCCCCTGTATCACATCTATTCGCTGACGGTCAGCGCCCTGATGGGCATGCGCGTGGGTGGCTTGAACGTGCTGATCCCGAACCCGCGCGACATTCCCGGTTTCGTCAAGGAATTGTCCAAGCACAAGATCGTCGTCTTCCCGGCCGTCAATACGCTGTACAACGCGCTGCTGAACAATGCCGAGTTTGCCAAGCTCGATTTCTCCAGCTACAAGGTGTGCAATGGCGGCGGCATGGCCTTGCAGCGCAACGTGGCCGAGCGCTGGCTGAAACTGACGGGCTGCCCGCTGATCGAAGGCTATGGCATGTCGGAAACGTCGCCCGTGGTGACGGGCAACCGCGTCGACATCACGGAATTCACGGGCACCATCGGCTTGCCTTTCCCGTCGACGGAAGTGGCGATCCTGAACGACGACGGCGTGGAAGTACCGCTGGGCGAACCGGGCGAGATCGCCGTGCGCGGCCCGCAAGTGATGGCCGGCTACTGGCAGCGTCCGGACGAGACGGCCAAGTCGATGACGGCGGACGGCTATTTCAAGACGGGCGACGTGGGCGTCATGGACGAGCGCGGCTATGTGAAGATCGTGGATCGCAAGAAAGACATGATCATCGTCTCCGGCTTCAATGTGTATCCGAACGAGGTGGAAGACGTGGTCGCGTCGTGTCCGGGCGTGCTCGAATGCGCGTGCATCGGCGTGCCCGATGCGAACTCGGGCGAAGCCGTGAAAGTGTTTGTCGTGCGCAAGGATCCGAACCTGACGGTGGAACAGATCCGCGAGCATTGCAAGCATGAACTGACGGCCTACAAGAAGCCGAAATACATCGAATTCCGCGATGAATTGCCGAAAACCAACGTCGGCAAGATCTTGCGCCGGCAATTGCGTGACGAAAAGAAAGCTGCTTAA
- a CDS encoding molybdopterin-containing oxidoreductase family protein, which produces MTTTQVRAACPLDCPDTCALLVTVTDGIATAVKGDPDHPTTAGVLCTKVSRFTERTYHADRLLTPLRRVGKKGEGKFEPISWDEALQTIAARLKPIAARDPQAILPYSYCGTMGLVQGESMSSRFFNQLGASLLDRTICASAGATGYRYTVGASIGTDLEQFQNAKLIIIWGGNPIASNLHFWMRAQEAKRHGATLIAIDPYRSLTAEKCHQHIALLPGTDAALALGLMHVLITEDWLDHDYIERYTVGYDALQQRALEWPPERAAEVCGITATEVVELARLYGQTCRNGDGAAIRANYGVQRVHGGGMAVRNIACLPALTGAWRHAAGGMQLSSSGSFPVNRKALQRPDLLKGSPRTINMSTIGDDLLKESSPEFGPQVEAVIVYNSNPLAVAPDSSKVAQGFAREDLFTVVLEHFQTDTVDYADIVLPATTQLEHVDAHATYGHLYMMANNAAVAPLGEAKANTEIFRLLAQHMGFDDPCFQESDDALAAQAFDATHARAVHFDWESLKRTGWQKLAMPEAPFADGGFPTPSGKCEFYSDAMAQAGLDPLPTYIAPYESLASNPALAARYPLAMISPPARNFLNSTFVNVTSLRAAEGEPHLDIHPEDGAARGIAAGDMVRIFNDRGSFVAKARVTDKARKGLVVGLSVWWKKLASDGKNANEVTSQRLTDMGRAPTFYDTLVEVEKAG; this is translated from the coding sequence ATGACCACGACCCAAGTGCGCGCCGCCTGCCCGCTCGACTGCCCCGATACCTGCGCCCTCCTGGTCACGGTGACCGACGGCATCGCCACGGCCGTCAAGGGCGATCCCGACCACCCGACCACGGCTGGCGTGCTGTGCACGAAGGTGTCGCGCTTCACGGAGCGCACCTACCATGCGGACCGCCTGTTGACGCCGCTGCGCCGCGTGGGCAAGAAAGGCGAGGGCAAGTTCGAGCCCATCAGCTGGGACGAGGCATTGCAGACCATCGCGGCCCGATTGAAACCGATCGCCGCGCGCGATCCGCAAGCGATCTTGCCGTATAGCTACTGCGGCACCATGGGCCTGGTGCAGGGCGAGTCGATGTCGTCGCGCTTTTTCAACCAGCTGGGCGCTTCCCTGCTGGACCGCACCATCTGCGCCTCGGCCGGCGCCACCGGATACCGCTATACGGTGGGCGCCAGCATCGGCACGGACCTGGAACAGTTTCAGAATGCCAAGCTGATCATCATCTGGGGCGGCAACCCGATCGCCTCGAACCTGCATTTCTGGATGCGCGCGCAGGAAGCCAAGCGCCATGGCGCCACTCTGATCGCCATCGACCCCTACCGTTCGCTGACGGCCGAGAAATGCCACCAGCATATCGCCTTGCTGCCCGGCACCGACGCGGCCCTGGCGCTGGGCTTGATGCATGTCTTGATCACGGAAGACTGGCTCGATCATGACTACATCGAACGCTACACTGTCGGCTATGACGCGTTGCAACAGCGCGCGCTGGAATGGCCGCCCGAGCGCGCGGCCGAGGTGTGCGGCATCACCGCCACGGAAGTGGTGGAACTGGCGCGACTGTACGGCCAGACTTGCCGTAACGGCGACGGTGCCGCCATCCGCGCCAACTACGGCGTGCAGCGCGTGCACGGGGGCGGCATGGCGGTGCGCAATATCGCCTGCCTGCCCGCGCTGACGGGTGCCTGGCGCCATGCGGCCGGCGGCATGCAGCTGTCGAGTTCGGGTTCCTTCCCCGTCAATCGCAAGGCCTTGCAGCGTCCTGATTTATTGAAGGGAAGCCCGCGCACCATCAACATGAGCACCATCGGCGACGACCTGTTGAAGGAAAGCTCGCCCGAGTTCGGCCCGCAAGTCGAAGCCGTGATCGTCTACAACTCGAATCCGCTGGCGGTGGCGCCCGACTCCTCGAAAGTGGCGCAGGGTTTTGCCCGCGAAGATTTGTTTACGGTCGTGCTCGAGCACTTCCAGACCGATACCGTCGACTACGCCGACATCGTGCTGCCCGCCACGACGCAGCTGGAACATGTCGACGCGCACGCCACGTATGGCCATTTGTACATGATGGCGAACAACGCGGCCGTGGCGCCGCTGGGCGAGGCGAAGGCGAATACGGAGATTTTCCGCCTGCTGGCGCAGCACATGGGCTTTGATGACCCGTGCTTCCAGGAAAGCGATGATGCGCTGGCCGCGCAGGCGTTTGACGCGACCCATGCTCGGGCCGTGCATTTCGATTGGGAATCGCTGAAACGCACGGGCTGGCAAAAACTGGCCATGCCCGAGGCGCCGTTCGCCGACGGCGGCTTCCCCACGCCATCGGGCAAGTGCGAGTTCTACTCCGATGCCATGGCGCAAGCAGGACTCGATCCCTTGCCCACGTATATCGCGCCGTACGAATCGCTGGCCAGCAATCCCGCGCTGGCGGCCCGTTATCCGCTGGCGATGATTTCGCCGCCGGCCCGCAATTTTTTGAATTCCACTTTCGTCAACGTGACCAGCCTGCGCGCGGCCGAAGGCGAGCCGCACCTCGATATCCATCCCGAGGATGGCGCCGCGCGCGGCATCGCGGCCGGCGACATGGTGCGCATCTTCAATGACCGCGGCAGTTTTGTGGCCAAGGCCAGGGTGACGGACAAGGCAAGAAAAGGCCTGGTGGTGGGCTTGTCCGTGTGGTGGAAGAAACTGGCCAGCGATGGCAAGAACGCCAATGAAGTGACGAGCCAGCGCCTGACGGACATGGGCCGCGCTCCCACCTTCTACGACACGCTGGTCGAAGTGGAAAAGGCCGGCTGA
- a CDS encoding aminopeptidase produces the protein MARWPARLLAGMLCLSLGGCTQLRYYAQAAQGQYALWSGARPVDDWMNDPATEPRLKARLLKAQQIRRFAVSELDLPDNGSYTQYAALSRPFVLWNVVATPELSLQPLQWCFPVAGCVSYRGYYSKDEALAYADELRAQHYDVQVGGVPAYSTLGWFDDPLLSTFIHYNDAELARLVFHELAHQVVYVPGDSAFNESFAGAVEEAGVQRWLAREGNDAMRDAYARYAARRQDFLALLLHYRGELEAVYAGDASDAQKRARKAQLFAELKEAYQVLRQNWGGFAGYDRWFEQPLSNAHLASVSTYNEFLPAFKKLLEEKKNFRAFYAAVHTMSQIKKPERRRALEQLSSP, from the coding sequence ATGGCGCGCTGGCCGGCCCGGCTGCTGGCAGGCATGCTGTGCCTGTCGCTGGGCGGCTGCACGCAGCTGCGCTATTACGCGCAGGCGGCGCAGGGACAGTATGCGTTGTGGTCCGGCGCGCGTCCCGTCGACGACTGGATGAACGACCCTGCCACCGAGCCGCGCCTGAAGGCCCGCCTGCTCAAGGCGCAGCAGATCCGCCGTTTTGCCGTCAGCGAACTGGACTTGCCGGACAATGGCAGCTACACGCAATACGCCGCCTTGTCGCGGCCGTTCGTGCTGTGGAACGTGGTGGCCACGCCGGAACTGTCGCTGCAGCCGCTGCAATGGTGTTTTCCCGTCGCCGGCTGCGTTAGCTACCGCGGCTATTACAGCAAGGACGAGGCCCTGGCCTACGCCGACGAACTGCGGGCCCAGCATTACGACGTGCAGGTGGGCGGCGTGCCCGCGTATTCCACGCTGGGCTGGTTCGACGACCCGCTGCTGTCGACCTTTATCCATTACAACGATGCGGAGCTGGCGCGCCTGGTCTTCCACGAACTGGCGCACCAGGTGGTGTACGTGCCCGGCGATTCTGCCTTCAACGAATCGTTTGCCGGCGCCGTGGAAGAAGCGGGCGTGCAGCGCTGGCTGGCGCGCGAGGGCAATGACGCCATGCGCGACGCCTATGCCCGGTATGCGGCGCGGCGCCAGGATTTCCTCGCCCTGCTGCTGCACTACCGGGGCGAACTGGAAGCCGTGTATGCGGGCGACGCCAGCGATGCGCAGAAGCGGGCGCGCAAGGCGCAGCTATTTGCCGAGTTGAAAGAGGCGTATCAGGTGCTGCGGCAAAACTGGGGCGGTTTTGCCGGCTATGACCGCTGGTTCGAGCAGCCATTGAGCAATGCGCACCTGGCTTCCGTGTCCACCTACAATGAATTTTTGCCTGCCTTCAAAAAATTGCTGGAAGAAAAAAAGAACTTTCGTGCTTTTTATGCTGCAGTGCACACAATGTCTCAGATCAAGAAGCCTGAGCGCAGGCGTGCGCTGGAACAATTGTCCAGCCCCTGA
- a CDS encoding LytTR family DNA-binding domain-containing protein, with the protein MRKLGKDFLLPAADIEWIQAWGNYVNLHVRGHDYPLRSTMAAIERRLDGKRFVRVHRSYIVNLDFVQTITPLESGEARIGLSTGGEVPVSRRYRDALKQLSMA; encoded by the coding sequence GTGCGCAAGCTGGGCAAGGATTTCCTGCTGCCCGCGGCCGACATCGAATGGATACAGGCCTGGGGCAATTATGTGAACCTGCATGTGCGCGGCCACGACTACCCGCTGCGCTCGACCATGGCGGCCATCGAGCGCCGCCTCGATGGCAAGCGCTTTGTGCGCGTGCATCGCAGCTATATCGTCAACCTCGATTTCGTGCAAACGATCACGCCGCTGGAGTCGGGCGAGGCGCGCATCGGCCTGAGCACGGGCGGCGAGGTGCCCGTCAGCCGGCGCTACCGCGACGCCCTGAAACAGCTGTCGATGGCGTGA
- a CDS encoding long-chain fatty acid--CoA ligase yields MEKIWLKSYPPGVPADINPDQYRSLVHVLEEAFQKYADRNAYVCMDKFLTYAELDTYSRQLGAWLQSRGLKKGARVALMMPNVLQYPVAIAAVLRAGYTVVNVNPLYTPRELEHQLNDSGSEAIIVLENFAHTLEQVLSKTAVKHIIVASMGEMLGGLKGMIVNFVVRNVKKMVPAYSLPNAMRFKQALALGSRMKLTPVELSINDAAFLQYTGGTTGVSKGATLSHRNVIANVLQSEAWSGAALDQNSKEQLIIVCALPLYHIFALTACAMWGTRVGALNILIPNPRDIPGLIKELGKYKFNLLPAVNTLYNALVNHPDFARLDFSGLKIANGGGMAVQQSVNDKWLQATGVSIIEGYGLSETSPVATCNRADTTVFSGTIGLPVPSTDIAILDDDGKEVPLGQTGEIAIRGPQVMTGYWNRPDETAKVMTQDGYFKSGDVGIMDERGYVKIVDRKKDMILVSGFNVYPNEVEAVIAAHPGVLECACVGVPDEHSGEAVKVFVVRKDPNLTQEVLAAYCKEQFTGYKRPKYIEFRDELPKTNVGKILRRALRDEKKIAA; encoded by the coding sequence ATGGAAAAAATTTGGCTGAAGTCGTACCCTCCCGGCGTACCTGCCGACATTAATCCTGATCAATATCGTTCGCTGGTGCATGTGCTGGAAGAAGCGTTTCAAAAATATGCGGACCGCAATGCCTATGTCTGTATGGACAAATTTCTCACCTATGCCGAACTCGATACCTATTCGCGCCAGCTGGGCGCCTGGCTGCAAAGCCGGGGCTTGAAAAAAGGGGCCAGAGTCGCCCTGATGATGCCGAACGTGCTCCAGTATCCGGTGGCGATTGCCGCCGTGCTGCGCGCCGGCTACACGGTGGTCAACGTCAATCCGCTGTACACGCCGCGCGAACTCGAGCACCAGCTCAACGATTCGGGCAGCGAAGCCATCATCGTGCTGGAAAACTTCGCCCATACGCTCGAACAGGTGTTGAGCAAGACAGCCGTCAAGCACATCATCGTTGCCAGCATGGGCGAGATGCTCGGCGGCTTGAAGGGCATGATCGTCAATTTTGTCGTGCGCAACGTCAAGAAGATGGTGCCCGCGTATTCCCTGCCGAACGCCATGCGTTTCAAGCAGGCGCTGGCGCTGGGCAGCCGCATGAAACTCACGCCGGTCGAGCTGAGCATCAACGACGCCGCCTTCCTGCAATACACCGGCGGCACGACGGGCGTGTCGAAAGGCGCGACCTTGAGCCACCGCAATGTGATCGCGAATGTGCTGCAGAGCGAAGCGTGGTCGGGCGCGGCGCTCGACCAGAACAGCAAGGAGCAGCTGATCATCGTCTGCGCCTTGCCGCTGTACCATATCTTCGCGCTGACGGCGTGCGCGATGTGGGGCACGCGCGTGGGCGCGCTGAATATCCTGATTCCGAATCCGCGCGATATCCCGGGCCTGATCAAGGAACTGGGCAAGTACAAATTCAACTTGTTGCCGGCAGTTAATACGCTGTACAACGCGCTGGTGAATCACCCCGACTTTGCCCGGCTCGACTTCTCGGGCTTGAAGATCGCCAATGGCGGCGGCATGGCGGTGCAGCAATCCGTCAACGACAAATGGCTGCAGGCGACGGGCGTCTCCATCATCGAAGGCTATGGTTTGTCGGAAACATCACCGGTTGCTACCTGTAACCGCGCCGACACCACGGTGTTTTCCGGCACCATCGGCTTGCCCGTGCCGTCGACCGACATCGCCATCCTCGACGATGACGGCAAGGAAGTGCCGCTGGGCCAGACGGGCGAGATCGCCATCCGCGGCCCGCAAGTGATGACGGGCTACTGGAACCGCCCCGACGAGACGGCCAAGGTGATGACACAAGACGGTTACTTCAAATCGGGCGACGTGGGCATCATGGACGAGCGCGGCTATGTGAAGATCGTGGATCGCAAGAAAGACATGATCCTCGTCTCCGGCTTCAATGTATATCCGAACGAGGTCGAAGCCGTCATCGCGGCCCATCCGGGCGTGCTCGAGTGCGCCTGCGTGGGCGTGCCGGACGAACATTCTGGCGAAGCCGTGAAAGTGTTCGTCGTGCGCAAGGACCCGAACCTGACCCAGGAAGTGCTGGCCGCATATTGCAAGGAACAGTTCACGGGCTACAAGCGGCCGAAATACATCGAATTCCGCGATGAACTGCCGAAGACCAACGTTGGCAAGATTTTGCGTCGCGCCTTGCGCGACGAGAAGAAGATAGCAGCATAA
- a CDS encoding alkaline phosphatase D family protein, translating to MDSQRRIFLHSAARIGALAAAGGMLSGSGARAATRLNGGGYPFALGVASGSPLPDAVVLWTRICYDPLHAAATPAIALTVRWEVAEDEAFRRIAAKGQATATPALAHSVHVDAGGLAPGRWYWYRFMLGDAVSPVGRTRTAPAADALPASLKLAVASCQHWEFGAYAAHRHIAAAAPDLVAFLGDYIYEWGPYQLQHPDRAMRTHESFTLADYRARYAQYKSDQDLQDAHLAAPWIVTWDDHEVANDYGNDRNELLTPSFLARRAAAYQAFYEHMPLRLLPLGRRGFVDMRIYQRYDWGRLARFHVLDDRQYRAYHACARPGRGGSNSVTTRNCPDLLKPGRTMLGEEQQHWLQAGLDNSPAHWNILAQQTLMAQSSQVPIVRPGDERIWTDGWDGYPLARQHLLDALHNSQARNPLVLSGDVHTFYATELSRNATRSIGKANPVLATEFCGTSITSSSRPQARTDQYVAMNPHIRYGRSDKRGYMWMDITPEKTTTVFQGLENVRDRASAIAPLASFTVRDGIPGLQQS from the coding sequence ATGGATAGCCAGCGCCGCATCTTCCTGCACAGCGCCGCCCGCATCGGTGCCCTGGCCGCCGCCGGCGGCATGCTGTCCGGTTCCGGCGCACGCGCCGCCACGCGCCTGAATGGCGGCGGCTATCCATTCGCGCTCGGCGTCGCTTCCGGCTCGCCCCTGCCCGATGCCGTCGTGCTGTGGACGCGCATCTGCTACGACCCGCTGCACGCGGCCGCCACGCCCGCCATCGCCCTCACCGTGCGCTGGGAAGTGGCCGAGGACGAAGCGTTCCGGCGCATCGCCGCCAAGGGGCAAGCGACGGCCACGCCGGCGCTCGCGCACAGCGTGCACGTCGATGCGGGCGGCCTGGCGCCCGGACGCTGGTACTGGTACCGCTTCATGCTGGGCGACGCCGTCAGCCCCGTGGGCCGCACGCGCACGGCGCCGGCCGCCGATGCCCTGCCCGCCTCGCTGAAACTGGCCGTGGCCTCGTGCCAGCACTGGGAATTTGGTGCCTACGCGGCGCACCGGCATATCGCCGCGGCCGCGCCCGACCTGGTGGCCTTCCTCGGCGACTATATCTACGAATGGGGGCCGTACCAGCTGCAGCACCCGGACCGGGCCATGCGCACGCATGAAAGCTTCACCCTGGCCGACTACCGCGCCCGCTATGCGCAGTACAAGAGCGACCAGGATCTGCAGGACGCGCACCTGGCCGCGCCGTGGATCGTCACCTGGGATGACCATGAGGTGGCCAACGATTACGGCAATGACCGCAACGAATTGCTCACGCCGTCGTTCCTTGCGCGCCGCGCGGCCGCCTACCAGGCGTTCTATGAGCACATGCCGCTGCGCCTGCTGCCGCTGGGACGGCGCGGCTTCGTCGACATGCGCATCTACCAGCGCTACGACTGGGGCCGCCTGGCGCGCTTCCATGTGCTGGACGACCGCCAGTACCGCGCCTACCACGCGTGCGCCAGGCCGGGCCGCGGCGGCTCGAATTCCGTCACGACGCGCAACTGCCCCGACTTGCTGAAACCGGGTCGCACCATGCTGGGCGAAGAACAGCAGCACTGGCTGCAAGCCGGGCTCGACAATTCTCCCGCGCACTGGAACATTCTGGCCCAGCAAACACTGATGGCGCAATCGAGCCAGGTGCCGATCGTGCGTCCCGGCGACGAGCGCATCTGGACCGATGGCTGGGATGGCTATCCGCTAGCGCGCCAGCACCTGCTCGACGCCCTGCACAACAGCCAGGCCCGCAACCCGCTGGTGCTATCGGGCGACGTGCACACGTTTTATGCGACGGAGCTGAGCCGCAACGCCACGCGTTCCATTGGCAAGGCGAATCCCGTGCTGGCCACCGAGTTTTGCGGCACCTCCATCACCTCGAGTTCCCGCCCACAGGCGCGCACGGACCAGTACGTGGCGATGAATCCGCACATCCGCTACGGACGCAGCGACAAGCGCGGCTATATGTGGATGGATATCACGCCAGAGAAAACCACGACCGTGTTCCAGGGCCTGGAAAATGTGCGCGACCGCGCCTCCGCCATCGCGCCGCTGGCCAGTTTTACCGTGCGCGACGGTATCCCCGGCCTGCAGCAAAGCTGA
- a CDS encoding acyltransferase family protein produces the protein MSIHSRRYDIDALRFLVFSLLIAYHTAMLYLDGAAFHMKSTYLTETLNFPMVFINRWRMEIVFLISGVSCAMMTQASRGAFLRRRLARLLLPLLFGVLLVVPVQPYCEGVSNGLVEPGYGQFLLHYFGGYAWPAGAFTGWKTSFTWNHLWYLVYLLLYTLVLAALQPLLAQARPLFTRLRGWRLLILPALPTLAATVFLKLRYPENHALLKDWYAHAIYFTMYLYGWWLGNDKGVWQELARLRWHALLLAPCAFAVYLGFDLVYSENLLTWASAGSWPMRNLYMWLAICAILGWSHTLLNRPFSWLPWARQAVFPWYILHQSAIVLLAYWLVPLRLGPVLEPLLILAGTVALCWLGTSLLISKVSWLRPCFGLPALPQRAVAADTALPAN, from the coding sequence ATGAGCATCCATTCTCGCCGTTACGATATCGACGCCTTGCGCTTTCTTGTCTTCAGCCTGCTGATCGCCTACCACACGGCCATGCTGTATCTGGACGGCGCCGCCTTCCATATGAAAAGCACGTACTTGACGGAAACGTTGAATTTCCCCATGGTCTTTATCAACCGTTGGCGCATGGAAATCGTCTTCCTCATTTCCGGCGTGTCGTGCGCCATGATGACGCAAGCGTCCCGTGGCGCTTTCCTACGGCGCAGGCTCGCGCGCCTGCTGCTGCCCCTGCTGTTTGGCGTGCTGCTGGTGGTGCCCGTGCAGCCGTATTGCGAAGGCGTCAGCAACGGCCTGGTCGAGCCTGGCTATGGACAATTCCTGCTGCATTATTTTGGCGGCTACGCCTGGCCGGCCGGCGCATTTACGGGCTGGAAAACCAGTTTTACCTGGAACCATCTGTGGTATCTCGTGTATCTGCTGCTGTACACCCTCGTGCTGGCGGCACTGCAGCCACTGCTGGCCCAGGCAAGGCCGCTGTTCACGAGACTGCGCGGCTGGCGCCTGCTGATCCTGCCCGCCCTGCCAACGCTGGCGGCAACCGTCTTCCTGAAACTGCGCTATCCGGAAAACCACGCGCTGCTCAAGGACTGGTACGCGCACGCCATCTATTTCACCATGTACCTGTATGGCTGGTGGCTGGGCAACGACAAGGGAGTGTGGCAGGAACTGGCCCGGCTGCGCTGGCATGCGCTGTTGCTGGCGCCATGCGCGTTTGCCGTGTATCTGGGCTTTGACCTCGTGTATTCGGAAAACCTGCTGACCTGGGCTTCGGCCGGCTCCTGGCCCATGCGCAACCTGTACATGTGGCTGGCCATCTGCGCCATCCTGGGCTGGTCGCACACCTTGCTGAACCGGCCCTTTTCCTGGCTGCCATGGGCGCGCCAGGCGGTCTTTCCCTGGTACATATTGCACCAGAGCGCGATCGTGCTGCTGGCGTACTGGCTGGTGCCGCTGCGGCTGGGTCCCGTGCTCGAGCCATTGCTGATACTGGCCGGCACGGTGGCGCTCTGCTGGCTGGGGACGTCGCTGTTGATCAGCAAGGTGAGCTGGCTGCGTCCCTGCTTCGGCTTGCCCGCCCTGCCACAAAGAGCCGTAGCAGCGGACACAGCCTTGCCTGCAAATTAA
- a CDS encoding M20 aminoacylase family protein, with amino-acid sequence MKLVDPILAFQSELQAIRRDLHAHPELCYEEQRTSDVVAAKLTEWGIPVVRGLGRTGVVGIIQNGTSKRAIGLRADMDALPMQEMNTFEHASRHPGKMHACGHDGHTAMLLGAAHHLAQHRHFDGTVYLVFQPAEEGGAGAREMIEDGLFTRFPMDAIYGMHNWPGAETGTLSVVPGPMMASSNEFHVTVKGKGAHAAQPHKGIDPVMVAVQIAQSWQTVITRNKSPLDTAVLSITQIHAGSATNVIPDDASLVGTVRTFTTPVLDLIEERMRDIAVHTAAAFGAEVDFHFKRNYPPLVNHAKETAFAVEVMQSVVGADKVNANVEPTMGAEDFAFFLQEKAGCYIFIGNGDGEHRDGGHGLGPCVLHNGSYDFNDHLLPIGASFWVKLAEASLPVT; translated from the coding sequence ATGAAACTAGTTGATCCCATCTTGGCGTTTCAATCCGAGCTGCAAGCTATCCGCCGCGACCTGCACGCCCATCCCGAGCTGTGCTATGAAGAACAGCGCACCTCGGACGTCGTCGCCGCCAAACTGACGGAATGGGGCATTCCCGTGGTACGCGGCCTGGGCCGCACGGGCGTGGTCGGCATCATCCAGAATGGCACGTCCAAGCGCGCCATCGGCTTGCGTGCCGACATGGATGCTCTTCCCATGCAGGAAATGAATACCTTCGAGCATGCTTCGCGCCATCCGGGCAAGATGCACGCCTGCGGCCATGACGGCCACACGGCCATGCTGCTCGGCGCCGCCCATCACCTGGCACAGCACCGCCATTTCGACGGCACCGTATACCTGGTCTTCCAGCCGGCCGAAGAAGGCGGCGCCGGCGCGCGCGAAATGATCGAAGACGGCTTGTTTACCCGCTTTCCCATGGATGCCATCTACGGCATGCACAACTGGCCGGGCGCGGAAACGGGCACCCTGAGCGTGGTGCCAGGACCGATGATGGCTTCCAGCAATGAATTCCACGTCACCGTGAAAGGCAAGGGAGCGCATGCGGCCCAGCCGCACAAGGGCATCGATCCCGTGATGGTGGCCGTGCAAATCGCGCAAAGCTGGCAAACCGTGATTACCCGCAACAAGAGCCCGCTCGACACGGCCGTGCTGTCGATCACGCAAATCCATGCGGGCAGCGCCACCAATGTGATCCCCGATGACGCCAGCCTGGTCGGCACGGTACGCACCTTCACCACGCCCGTGCTGGACTTGATCGAAGAGCGCATGCGCGATATCGCCGTGCACACGGCCGCCGCCTTTGGCGCCGAAGTCGATTTCCACTTCAAGCGCAACTACCCGCCGCTGGTCAACCATGCGAAAGAAACGGCGTTTGCCGTCGAAGTGATGCAGAGCGTGGTGGGAGCGGACAAGGTCAACGCCAATGTCGAACCCACCATGGGTGCCGAGGACTTTGCGTTTTTCCTGCAGGAAAAAGCCGGCTGCTACATTTTCATCGGCAATGGCGATGGCGAGCACCGCGATGGCGGCCACGGCCTGGGACCGTGCGTCCTGCACAATGGCAGCTACGACTTCAACGACCATCTGCTGCCGATCGGCGCCAGTTTCTGGGTCAAGCTGGCCGAAGCGAGCCTGCCTGTCACTTGA